TCGTGTAGTGGCACATTAATGGTAAATTTCAAACCAAGGATTGACCCATTTGCAGATGATTAGGATTGGTAATGAACAATGTCCTCAAAGAGTAATAGAATTACGAAGGTGGGGGAGTTTTTTGGGGCATCCATCCACAAGTTGAATTCCCATTTTATTGTCTGATAGTGATAAATGGTGATAAAAGAAAATGGGAATTTAGTTGCAAGTTACTTCAGAAACCAGAAACTCCTCACACTTTGTAACTCTTTGACAGTTTGCCTGACTCTCTTATCTGTAcaatctaaaaaaataaaacttatttaATCTAATGTTAGAGTAGAAGAGGTTAAATTTAACCGTCTGATCTCCAAACTGAGATCACATATTTGGGCCAAATTGAATAGCAGACTTTGAATCATCTCATAGACTATTTGATTGTACAAAATGAGGCTTTTCAGCCTTTTTTGCTGTATGATTTAGATTCAGAAATGGTTAAATAATGGCATGAATTGATATGTTTCATTGTGTAGAATGTATAAAGACACAATTATGTATTAAAAGGATTATTTAGAGTTGAACTGCTCTCATATTGGATTTTTCCTCAAGTTACCTCATGTAGTAGATCTCACCACTGAATTCACAGGAATGTTCACCAGCAGTTTTCCACTTTAGATTATTTAGTCTGGCTGTGTTCAGCAGATGTTCATATCTACATCATTTAGTTTTTCCATCACAATGTCCACACTGTGCTAGAATGGTGCTTTAGAAAAAAGCTTAACACTGTCTGTGATATTTTGTGCCATTTATACTGTACACCTGGCAAGCTGTTAAAGTGTTTACTGTGCTTTGGTAAGAGATGTAGTGACATTATGACATTCCTCCAGATGTCACTGTGTTACTAAAGTTTGTATGTTTTGAAGCACAAGTTTATTTTAACATTGACTTTTATGATCAGCACTACTTCTAAAATGCTTGGTTGCATTGGCTTGACCCAAATGTTGTGCAGCCCATGTCTAGCATGAAACAGCTGGCAGAAGTCTGGACCAGATTAGTATTTTTCTTGCATCTCTTCAATGTTAGAATCAAATTAAAGAAAGCGTTCAATGTTTTGCAAACATGCTTGTTTGATTTCCTGTCAAGAGTAACATGAAAAGACTGATATCATTTTCCTGTCTGTACTCTATATGTGAAGCTAGAGCCAGCAGCcagctagcttagcttaacataaaCTTGCATtaatttttaaagtttatttttgattttttgatgtttgtttgttttagaagTGATACTAGgtggatttgttttatttcttagaCAGAGCCTAGCTAATTGTTTCCCCCGTTTCCAGGGTTTATgctagctaagctaagctaagctaacggtCTCCTGGCATTAGCGTCACATTTAGCATAAAAATAGGAAAGTGGTATCGACCTTTTAAACTACCTCTTGGggaaaaagcaaataagtgtattaaacatattgttttctttcaacATGTTATTACACATGTTTTTATATTACTATGTTCACTGAAATGATATAAATCCATCAGCCTCCCTTCCAGCCTAATCATCATAAATTGTACCTTTCCTATTCAGGATAGGCCTTTTTTATTGTTCTTGTAATCATAATGTATCTATCTCACATTCAGTAATATATAATACATTCTAATAATTACCAACAGTGCAAACAAGCATGATTGAAACTGTAAACTATATCTgtcaacagtaaaaaaaaaaatcttttcctcATTACAGGATATGATATTGATTCAACACAGGGGATGGCAATGTCAAGGTCTTCTGCCCTTGAACATAAATGGCAACAGAATTCTTGTAATGTAATGGTGATGTGGTATAATAGGTTTAAACTAAAACAACATGCAGCACAGCAAGGTGAATGTATTTCtgatgtatgtacagtatgtataatAAACACTGTGAACTGCTGAAATCTTGTGGAGTActcttttatgtgtgttttgttttttaaaagcgGAAATAACTGAAAAATTTATCCCTCAACTTGGCAGGTGGTAAGTGTGAGGCTCCCATTTGCATATTAAAGACCTTTAGAGACAcgtctctgtctttattttatgAGGAAGGCCATCCTGGAGATGTGCCAGAGTGGTAAATTCTCAGCGCTGGGAGTGGTCAATCCTCACACGAGACCTCTGGCCAGCCAATTCTGAGTTATGGCTAACTGAATGGAATCTCATTTCTACCACCTGAGACAACAGTGATTAGATCTGACCTTGAAGGGAGacaacagatacagacacacttCTGAGCATGATGAAACACAGCAGCCTGACACAGCATTGATTAGTTTACGGAGCAGAAAATCATGAACTATATCCTCTGCTCAAAGTGGATAAAATGAAATAGCATTTCATACATCACAAAGTTTACCTAAAAACCTACATACATCAGTGTTCAGAGACAGATAGGCTTTGGGCTATGGCCTCAGAACAATGACTGCCATTTTCATGACCTAATTATGGTATTGATTACCCTACATTATGCTCTGACAAGGCTTGCGGATGCTTTCTATCTGATTACGCTGTCCTTGTTTAACCTATTTTGCTTGAGGTTGACACGTCCTCACTAGCTGTTTCCCCGCATAAAAGACGAGCTCTGAGAGATATTCGATTGGCGCCTTAACTCAAGGAAATCATGGGGGCTGTTTTGCTCACAATACTTCTGAAATCCACCGTGGGTTTGGCTGATATAATTTTCACAATTTACCACTGATAGTGTACAAAACAAATGCTCACCAGAAATGACACAAAATAGCTGCAAAGTGGGGCAGATTATAGTTGAGCTCTGAGAGACCTCTACTGCCCAAAAACATCTTCCaaggaagaggaaaagtaaATTCACAATAAGTTGATTAGAGATATTAAGCAAGGCAACAGTAATTCAGTAAAAGTTATAACATATGCAGTGACCCACATTACACAGCTGACATGTAGGTATATTTAGCTGTACTGTATGAGggtttatatatattatatatattaaatctTTTAATGATAGTGATGATTGTCTTTGcacttttcagattttaaaataactaTGGCTTTAGGCTCTTTATATAAAAGGGAGTGTCCTTCAACCCCTCTGCAAGCCTCCTGAATCTGATACTAACACGGATCCCAGCTATTTGGTTTTGGATTTTGGCTGGCAGCAATTTGAGGTATTCAGAAATCCACCCTGCACTGTCTGGATAAATGTCTCAGATTTTAGAAATGTAGCTTCCATATGTCGAAATTTCGCGTGTAGGCCTATGTTTGACTCTTTTATTTCGATAGATTACGTGTTCCTGCAGGGGACATGGCagtaaatttgtttaaaatgtgagaaaGGTATTTGTTGTTGAGCGTGTGGGACTCGAAGCTTTATCTCTACTCTCCGCCTCTTTAAGTCTGCCCTACATCTGACTCATTTTGGTCCTTTGCAACTCGCACAGTAGTCTGTGCTCTGCCCCATGGGCCTGTTTTATTTGGCAATTCTCGCCACCACCGCTCGCTCGTTGCTGCGTAAAAGCCGCCGCGCTGCGCTGCGCTTGGAAATGTAGTTGTTTTGCGCGCGACGAGGTCTCCAAAATGGACCTAAAATCCGAACTCCTCAAGTCCATCTGGTACGCTTTCACATCGCTGGACGTGGAGAAGTGTGGGAAGGTTTCCAAATCGCAGTTAAAGGTAAGGAGGAAAGTTTGCAGTAATTTTAAGATCAGGAAACTGAGGCCGAGGGGCGTCCACTGGACAGCAGAGACTTTAACTGtgtatttctgctgctgttcccctttaaataactttttgCCTGGTTAAAACAAACCAGAACTTACTAGTCTCTATAGTTGTCTTTATATGTTGTAAAATACTACATTGTACTACGTGAATCAGCGGGGTAATCTTGGAAACAATTAACACACAAACGCCCTACAAGCTCACACACAAGTCCAAATATTTGAAAAGGCTTCAAGTCTTCTCCCAGCAGACACGTAACCTGACTGGAGGTGTTAGCCCATGTTTCAGCTCAAAGTCCAACTTGCACCTGTGGCCCAGAACCTTTAACAGAGGCAAAACACCACCACCGTCAgggttgagttttttttttaaagacaacagCAAGAGATAGAGACCTTATTTTGCCATCTTTCCCCCTCAGTGAATGCTATATTTGTCTGTCATGTTGTTTTCTGCCCAGTTCCTACATGCCTGAATGAGCCCCCTTAGGAGAGAAGAATCCAGGGAAATGGCAGAGAGCTGTCCTGACATGCTTAGTCACTGACGGCCAGCTgtctgtacttgtgtgtgtgtgtgtgtgtgtgtttgtggatatATGAAGAAATACAGCGTGCACAGAAGACTCAGACTGTGTATAGAGCTTTATACATTTAAAGTGAGATTAGACAAtccacatatacatacatacatacacgcGTATATTTCcgtatactgtatgtctgtgtcttcTTCAGGTGCTTTCCCATAACTTGTATACAGTTCTGCACATCCCACATGACCccgtggctctggaggagcacTTCCAAGACGATGATGACGGGCCAGTGTCTAATCATGGCTACATGCCCTACCTCAACAAATATATACTGGATAAGGTACAGTGACTGTTAAAGTCACCTCCATGCACACGTTGTTTCAGTGGCAGTTGTCTTGATGCGCTTTACGTGTCTATATGTGGCACATAAACACGTGTGAAAGGTATATTTTTGTGACCAGTTATTCAAGACTTACATCTTCATGACTAAggcattttggttttcatctgcTTGTGGGAGTTGTTAATAATAGAGTATCACCATCTTTATCTTTACCttactttttcttcctttaatgTACCCTACCTTTACTTTAACAGTTTGGAAATATTTTTAAGATGTATAGACCTTACACTTATTTGCATTTGAGCTTTATTGGATTGTTCTTACCAGGAAAGTTTGGAAATTTAGTTCCACAGACATTTCTGAGAAGCAGATCTGCTTGTGGGGGCAGAAATGGTCTTAACTGTTAGAGTTAAAGCTCAGTGGGTGGAGCAGCTTTCCACGAATCAAGGCTTTGTCTTACGAGAAAGAAATAatctctgtggctgtgtgacTTTTATACCCATTCTGTTGTTTCATCTAATTCCATTAAAGCTTTAGTCATTAGTcgtcattttctgctttttgttttgttttttttgtttgtttttttttttcaggtcaaAGAGGGGATGTTTGATAAGGAGAAGTTTGACGACCTGTGCTGGATGATGACCATGAAGAAGAACTACAAGGAGGTACCACAGGGGGCGCTGCTGTCAGAGAGGGACAGTTTCAAGCTCTTCTGTTTATTCAATCTCCTGTCTGAGGACCGCTACCCGCTGGTGATGATATCAGAGGAGGTAAATGACGAGAGAGGAGCGTTTAGTGTGCTAAATAATGAGTGGTATCACTCAGTGTTGGGAGCGACTTTAATTTAAGGATTTGAATGAGACCTTATTGATGAGGGGTTGGCGACGAAGATTTAAAATCAGAgtacagaataaaaacatcttGGCATATCGAGAAACATGCCAGAAATGCAAAGATTTCTTCCTTAACATTCACTCGATAAATAATGACAgataaaaagaacaaatcacacaggaaacaaagacaACACCAAGAGTTTTAATGCAGTTACACTGCGATCAGCTAATTGCTTGAAAGAAATATCAGGTTCCATATAAACCCAGCTTGTGTCCCAACAAAGTCTTTGTAGTCATTTATAAGTAAttttcaaagacatttttttcacagcagtgcAAGTAAGTTAGTTAATGAGGCTCTTCCTTCCTGCACTTCCTCCATAATGCTTTTGGTTTCCTGTcgacagagacaaaaataaactgCTTTTGTACTATCAGCACAGTAGCCTTCCTCTATAAAGGTATATCATGGAAATTTACTGATCTGGTATGTCAGCATGCTATCTGTACCAGCAGCAATAACAATGTGGCTCTTGtataattttttgtttttgtggtatTTTCTGAAAACACTTAAGATATTCTAATATGTGGATGGTTTTAGGTTGAATATCTCCTCAAGAAAATCTCCACAGCAATGAATGAGGAGTGGGATGGGAAGCCCTTGGAGGACTTAATATCCCAGGATGGCACAGTGCAGGAGGAGGGTATGTCTGTGTGGGCATTCCTGGAGCACATGGGTGCAGGGCGACTGCTGAGGGTCACCAGTGCCGAGGCCTTCAGTCTGGCTCTGGACGAGGTCTTTCTCGAGATGTATCACAATGTCCTGAAGAGGGTGAGTATTTAACGTGTTTGTTCCTGTCCTTTTTTTAGCCAGTTTTTCTGCTCTCCTGTCATTTTCACCCTGACCACTGTTTTCAGGGTTATATGTGGAAAAAGGGGCACGTGCGTAGGAACTGGACTGAGCGCTGGTTTGTGCTGAAGCCCCACTCCATGGCGTACTACGTCAGTGAGGACCTGAAAGACAAGAGAGGAGAAATCTTGTTGGATAAAAGCTGTGTCATAGAGGTAACATGAATCCTGTGGGTTAGACATGTTCACCCAAAGTCATTACCACTAACTAACCACCAACTAAAATAACTTACTAAGTATTATATCAGTTTGactgtttcttctttctgtttctagGCTCTTGCCGACAGGGAGGGGAAGCgctgtctgttctgtgtgaAAACGCACAATAAAACCTATGAGATGAGTGCGTCTGACCAGAGGCAGAAGGTGGAGTGGACTCAAGGTGTGTTGGTTTGTACAAGTAAAAACATGAGAGCAGTCAGTCTATTTTCAGTGCTTCAGTCTTCATTGTCTTCAGACCTGCAATGATTCGTTTGTTAATCGATTAGTTGACTGATGACTATTCATCTGTTCTTCTTATTCCAATCCAATCAACTTACTGTCCTTAGAATTTACATTAagatctatgtgtgtgtgttatctctcCAGCCATTCAGACAGCCCTCCGTCTCCAAAGTGAGGGCAAGTCCTCCCTTCACCACGAACTCAAACTGAAGAGACGGGTCCAGCGGGAACACAGCCAACGGGAGCGCAGCCGCAGCgcccacagcagctgcagcagccaatcagacgACTTGACTATccaagagacagagaaggtggagaaagacagacaggatcTCGAGATTGAAAGCATCATCCAGGTAAGAAAGGAGGGGGATCAGGGACAGGGAGGAGGGACAGTTATGCAATCACAACGTCAAGCTTGCTGACAATAATGGCACAATAATAAATACGTGTTAGAATCATGTagcatatatgtgtgttttgcagcaTGCACGGGAATTGGAAACCCGAcggagggaggcagaggagagagaaaggaggaaacagagggaggtGCAGATGAAGCTGGAGAGACAGTTGAAAGAGGCCGAGATGGTAGGAAAAACTTTTCCAGATGAcataacatttatttacagttcCTCTGAAATGGGGTTTAGAGTCCATCCCATTGACTTtgatctctgaaaacagcatgaaaacactgacattataaAATACGGATTTAACCTTTATTGATTTTTAGTGGTGGAGAAATAGTTACGACATTCCTGGAAAAGGTGATTCAGGAATAGGTCAGTTCTTTCCACtaaactgatgtgtgtgtgtgtgtgtgtgtgtgcgcccagTTGAGAGACAGCATGCAGGCAGAGATgcaggagaaggaaagggaggctgagcaacagaagaagagaattCACGAGTTGGAGCTGACGCAGCAGAAACTGGAGGCTGCTCTCAACATGGAGATCCAGGCtcggctggaggaggagagggccaGACAGGAGCTGGAGAGGTAAGAACCATACACGCCGTGTGTATTCCCAATGTAACTACAGTTCCCTTAATGCTCTGCACATGTAAACAGGATGTATAATGTTGCCGTTAGCTGTGAGGTACaacttaaaataaattatgattctcaggcaagttcttCTGGATTCATAAGCAACATCTTTTATTTCCCTATGATTTCTAAGCAAATTTatagatgtttgtgtttgtaaatggGTCAAATCAGAGGCCAAACTACAATAACTAACTTCCCATTGTTACTTGAACACTTGTATGCTGGTGTCCCGCTCACCTCACATTGTGTCTTTGCCTCGTGTCTCTAAACCAAAGCACACTACACAGACACTTTTGGTCACTTCATTTCTGCTTCTCACTTCTTTTCTTTCGTCCTCTCTCCAGGTTGCTGGAGgctgaagaggagaagaagcagcagtgtcagctgctgcaggagcaggagagggcCATCACCACAAAGGAGGCCTCAGATGGCAGTACAGACAAGGACACCCCTTCAGCCTTCCACTCAGCCTCTCGGGAGCTCCAGGATCTGCGGGCATCTCGCCAGAGGAGCCACCAGCGCCTAGAGGTGAGTAAGAGTCAGTGTGTTTGGATCAGCTCAGTGCCCACCATGTTtcatacttaaaaaaaacactcaggaaACACTACCACTTTCATCCTCTCACTCCAGGAAGTTCAAGAGAAGCTGAGGAACGCCAGTCAACATGTACGGCACTGGAACGTCCAGCTGAACCGCCTGATGACGCCCATCTCTCCTGGAGGTGCAGTATGCTCTTTGTCTGCTGTGTGCtaagaaacaaagacacaaactaTTTGGACATTAACAATTCTATTTTTTTGTAGGGCGTTTGGAACATCGCCTATCATCGAAACAACTCTGTCCCAAAAAGGAAGGGGCCCTGGCAAGTAACGAGTTCATCTCTAAATTCAAGATACGAGCCGATCAGAACAGCCAGACACCCGAGGATAACCAGACACTGGAGGAGCAGATGGAGGCCACCCAGCTGTCAGACGGATCACAGGAAAAACCCAACGGACAAATGTGACGACCCTGTTGAGGGGTACAGGTTTTCAAATGTACGAGTTGAAAAATGAGAAATCAGAAATTCTCTATTTGTGTAAGATTGagagtgaaaagagaaacattatTAACAATAATACATGGAAAATCTTCAAAAAACCGttgtattatatttatattcagaGTTGCACACTAAGATGGAGAATGACGATGACAAGCACAATGTGATGCAGGATCAAAGTAAGACACATCTGACTAAGATCAACAGAGATTTACAGTTTTGTACAATAAAGTTCATTGGTGAATAATAAAACCTTATTTTTTGGTATTTGTCATTTTCCTGATCAAACCATGTGAATCGCTGCCACCTCTCTCTCTAAAACTCTAGTCTAGAGTCTCTCTTAAACTTAGTCTCATTAATATGAGACTTCCTGAAGCTAGCTCTTCTCTTTAAAGTTCTCTGATCAGATCTGATAATTGACACCACAGGAAGTTATTGGGTAATAAATGTGTACAAGTAAAAAGCTTAAATAGTTCAGATGAAAATAACATTGCACAGGACTGAGGTCTGTTTTCCTTTACTTTTACCCAGTCTCAGGTTTTAGGGCATACAAAGTACTGAGCAGCAGAGCCCAACCAATAAATTAGCAGGCAGATATATCAGATAATGTTAGCTTGTCcatcagagtttgttttttagcTGCTCAGTGCATATCCTGGTAACAGCTTCTCCATAGTCAAATTTAAGAGATCCTTATCAAAATGTTTGTACAACATTTTTTGATCTCTCAAATGTCAGCCAGccttaaaaactgtattttttaagGCTGTCAGATACTGAGCGGAATCTGACACAGTAAGAGTTACAAACAGCAGAATCTTCAATGAAGAATCACATGAACAAATAAGATATAATTATTGAAAAATAATGATAAGGCTGTAGACATTTCCGTTACAGTTCATTTTTTAtctatagaaataaaaataaaggcaaaaattaTATACATAAGAAACACTGTGCTTGATGTAAATGATACACTTAGTGCGAATAGTcgccagttaattttctgtcaatccactaatcaattaattgtctAATCTTTGAAGctctaaataataataatataatagtagtagtagtacaaGGGGTTTGCTTcaactgtgacgttttttaggtTGCTTCCTTCTTATGTCTTggtatatgaaaaaaaagaaaaacaaaataaaaactgttactACGGGGGTGATTTAGTCAATTCACATTTCAGAGACTTTGTCACTAAAATCATGACATATTCTGACCTGCAGGTGGCGCTGAAGCAGA
The nucleotide sequence above comes from Toxotes jaculatrix isolate fToxJac2 chromosome 22, fToxJac2.pri, whole genome shotgun sequence. Encoded proteins:
- the def6c gene encoding differentially expressed in FDCP 6 homolog, with the protein product MDLKSELLKSIWYAFTSLDVEKCGKVSKSQLKVLSHNLYTVLHIPHDPVALEEHFQDDDDGPVSNHGYMPYLNKYILDKVKEGMFDKEKFDDLCWMMTMKKNYKEVPQGALLSERDSFKLFCLFNLLSEDRYPLVMISEEVEYLLKKISTAMNEEWDGKPLEDLISQDGTVQEEGMSVWAFLEHMGAGRLLRVTSAEAFSLALDEVFLEMYHNVLKRGYMWKKGHVRRNWTERWFVLKPHSMAYYVSEDLKDKRGEILLDKSCVIEALADREGKRCLFCVKTHNKTYEMSASDQRQKVEWTQAIQTALRLQSEGKSSLHHELKLKRRVQREHSQRERSRSAHSSCSSQSDDLTIQETEKVEKDRQDLEIESIIQHARELETRRREAEERERRKQREVQMKLERQLKEAEMLRDSMQAEMQEKEREAEQQKKRIHELELTQQKLEAALNMEIQARLEEERARQELERLLEAEEEKKQQCQLLQEQERAITTKEASDGSTDKDTPSAFHSASRELQDLRASRQRSHQRLEEVQEKLRNASQHVRHWNVQLNRLMTPISPGGRLEHRLSSKQLCPKKEGALASNEFISKFKIRADQNSQTPEDNQTLEEQMEATQLSDGSQEKPNGQM